A single genomic interval of Drosophila virilis strain 15010-1051.87 chromosome 2, Dvir_AGI_RSII-ME, whole genome shotgun sequence harbors:
- the e(y)2b gene encoding enhancer of yellow 2b transcription factor, with protein MENSKETGIGTDSAALDKATLNTGDTMALKDLLEKRLIDCGWRKEIEQLIRNTLEERGVANLTHDQLAAMIIPNARALVPDVVRKEMLLRVREALQSPLPPSGKK; from the exons atgGAAAACAGCAAGGAGACGGGCATCGGCACCGATTCTGCGGCTTTAGACAAAGCCACGCTAAACACTGGAGACACCATGGCACTCAAGGATTTGCTGGAGAAGCGCCTAATTGACTGTGGCTGGCGCAAGGAAATTGAGCAGCTGATACGCAACACCTTGGAGGAACGTGGAGTGGCCAATCTTACGCATGACCAGCTCGCCGCAATGATAATTCCAAAT GCTCGCGCTCTGGTGCCCGATGTCGTACGCAAGGAAATGCTGCTGCGTGTGCGCGAAGCTCTGCAGTCTCCGTTGCCTCCTTCTGGCAAGAAATGA
- the alphaTub84B gene encoding tubulin alpha-1 chain, whose protein sequence is MRECISIHVGQAGVQIGNACWELYCLEHGIQPDGQMPSDKTVGGGDDSFNTFFSETGAGKHVPRAVFVDLEPTVVDEVRTGTYRQLFHPEQLITGKEDAANNYARGHYTIGKEIVDLVLDRIRKLADQCTGLQGFLIFHSFGGGTGSGFTSLLMERLSVDYGKKSKLEFAIYPAPQVSTAVVEPYNSILTTHTTLEHSDCAFMVDNEAIYDICRRNLDIERPTYTNLNRLIGQIVSSITASLRFDGALNVDLTEFQTNLVPYPRIHFPLVTYAPVISAEKAYHEQLSVAEITNACFEPANQMVKCDPRHGKYMACCMLYRGDVVPKDVNAAIATIKTKRTIQFVDWCPTGFKVGINYQPPTVVPGGDLAKVQRAVCMLSNTTAIAEAWARLDHKFDLMYAKRAFVHWYVGEGMEEGEFSEAREDLAALEKDYEEVGMDSGDGEGEGAEEY, encoded by the exons ATG CGTGAATGTATCTCTATCCACGTTGGACAGGCTGGTGTCCAGATCGGCAACGCCTGCTGGGAGTTGTACTGCCTGGAGCACGGTATCCAGCCCGATGGACAGATGCCGTCCGATAAGACCGTCGGTGGTGGCGATGATTCGTTCAACACCTTCTTCAGCGAGACCGGCGCTGGCAAGCATGTGCCCCGTGCTGTGTTTGTCGATCTGGAGCCGACAGTGGTTGATGAGGTGCGCACCGGCACATACCGTCAGCTGTTCCATCCCGAGCAGTTGATCACTGGAAAGGAAGATGCCGCCAACAACTACGCTCGTGGTCATTACACCATTGGCAAGGAGATTGTCGATCTGGTGCTGGATCGCATCCGCAAGTTGGCTGATCAGTGCACTGGTCTGCAGGGCTTCCTGATCTTCCACTCTTTCGGTGGCGGCACTGGCTCTGGCTTCACCTCGCTGCTGATGGAGCGTCTGTCGGTGGACTATGGCAAGAAGTCCAAGCTGGAATTCGCCATCTACCCAGCACCTCAGGTGTCCACTGCTGTCGTCGAGCCCTACAACTCGATTCTGACCACGCATACGACTCTGGAGCACTCCGACTGCGCCTTCATGGTCGACAATGAGGCCATCTACGATATCTGCCGTCGTAACCTGGACATCGAGCGTCCCACATACACCAATCTGAATCGTCTGATTGGTCAGATTGTGTCTTCGATCACAGCCTCGCTGCGTTTCGATGGTGCCCTGAATGTCGATCTGACTGAATTCCAGACCAACTTGGTGCCCTACCCACGTATCCACTTCCCACTGGTCACCTACGCCCCGGTCATATCCGCGGAGAAGGCCTACCACGAGCAGCTGTCGGTGGCTGAAATCACCAACGCCTGCTtcgagccagccaaccagATGGTCAAGTGCGATCCCCGTCACGGCAAGTACATGGCCTGCTGCATGTTGTATCGCGGCGATGTTGTGCCCAAGGATGTCAACGCCGCTATTGCAACCATCAAGACCAAGCGTACCATTCAGTTTGTCGACTGGTGTCCAACTGGCTTCAAGGTAGGCATCAACTACCAGCCACCCACTGTTGTGCCCGGTGGCGATTTGGCCAAGGTGCAGCGTGCCGTTTGCATGTTGTCTAACACCACGGCCATTGCCGAGGCCTGGGCCCGTCTGGATCACAAGTTTGACTTGATGTACGCCAAGCGTGCCTTCGTCCACTGGTACGTCGGTGAGGGTATGGAGGAAGGCGAGTTCTCAGAGGCCCGTGAGGATTTGGCTGCCCTGGAGAAGGATTACGAGGAGGTCGGCATGGACTCTGGCGATGGTGAGGGCGAGGGTGCCGAGGAGTACTAA